The DNA window GAGCTTTCTAAGCATCAGTTGCTTTTTTACCTCTTCATGCACCCCTATTTCATCAACATTCTTCTGTAAAGAAGGAAAAGTTCGATATCCCTGCAAACCAATACTAGACAACAAAATACATCCTTTAATTTCAGGATTAATTGCAGCCAACTCTAAGGCAACCGCTCCTCCGTATAACCAACCAATAAGATACGCATCACGATAAGAAAGATAACCTAAAACCTCTTGCACATCTACCGCTAACTCTGCGAAACTCGAAAAAGAACGTAAATAACTGCTTTGCCCACACCCACGTAAATCAATCATTAAGACATCATACTCTTGTGCTAATTTTACCATCAACTGCATGTAAAAAGAAGAGTATCCTTCATGCCCATTAAGCAAAAGAACTTTTTGTTTATCCGCTACACCGGCTCTACGATAACCAATCTTTTCCCCATTTTTGATATACAATACACCCTCTTGCATCTCTCCCACCTCTCTTCTTAATTATAATCCCCTTTTCTTACTCTTGTCAACTTTTTTTTCTCTTTTCTTTCTATTGTTTTCCCTCTTTTTATGCTATACTAAAAAAAAGAATTTTTTTAGGAGAACCTTATGTTAAAAGAATTTGATTTTGATCAGCCTCTATCACGCAAACAAACCAATAGTGTCAAATACGATATTATTCATCTTTCTGCCGATCTACAACAAGATCCTAACGTGATTCCTATGTGGGTTGCCGATATGGATCTTCCCACCCATCCTGCTATCGCCCAAGCCATCAGTGACGTTGCCCTTAAAGGCATTTATGGCTATAGCAATCGTCCCCAAAGCTATCAACAAGCCATTATTCAATGGTATCAAACCCATTACAATTATACCATTGAAGAGCCATTGCTTGCCTTTAGTCCTTGTGTCATGACTTCGATTGCTTATCTTTTAGAGACATTAGTTAGCGCCGGTGAGGAGGTGGTGATTCAAACTCCTGTCTATCCCGAATTTGCCCAAGCCATTAAAGATCGTGGTGCCATTGTCGTAGAAAACCCTTTAATGGAAAAAGAGGGTAAATACGTCATCGATTTTATTGATCTCGAAGCAAAATTGGCTACCGCTAAAGCCATGATTCTCTGTTCTCCGCACAATCCCGTTGGACGTGTCTGGTCGCCAGAAGAGTTAACGAAATTGGCTTCGTTAATTCAACGCTATCAGATTCCTCTCATTGCCGATGAAATTCATGCCGATCTTACCCTTTATGGACACCAACATTATCCTTTTATCACTCAAGTACCACAACTCCAAGGGTTAATTTATACCTTGCTCTCTGCCTCAAAAACTTTTAATTTGGCTTCGCTTCATGCATCATCTTTAATTTTTCCTGATAAAAACCAGCGTATTGCTTTTGATAATTGGTTAAAAAAGTGGCATATTAACCGTAATAATATCTTTAGTTTAGCTGGTGTAGAAAAAGCATATCAAGTAGGGTATCCTTGGTTGCAAGCTTTACGCACGTATTTAGAGGATAATATTGCATATATGGAAGCGCGGGTAATCAAAGAGCTACCTAAATTAAAAGTGATGTCTATAGAGGCGACTTATCTCTTATGGGTTGATTGTCGTGGGTTAAATTTAGATCAAGAAGCATTAAAAGAGTTTTTTTATCAGGAAGCAAAAGTGATTGTCAATATGGGATATACTTTTGGTACAGGTGGTGAAGGATTTGTGCGTTTTAATATTGCTACCCAAAGAGTCAACATTCAACAGGCTTTGGATCAATTAGTGATTGCTTATCAAAAGCGATTTTAGGGTTTTGGTAGAATGAAGAGAGGAGTTTAAAAGACTCTTTTCTTCTTATATCTTAATTCTTAAGATCTTAGTGTTGTACTACACTACACTTTTGGAAACAAACTGTTTGCTACACTACACTTTTGGAAACAAAAAAATGGCTACACTACACTTTTGGAAACGCTACACTACACTTTTGGAAACTGAAAAAAGAGGTAAATTGCCTACACTACACTTTTGGAAACAAAAAAGGAACTTTTTGAGGATATTTTGATAGGCTAGGTGGGACTAAAATGGCTACACTACACTTTTGGAAACAAAAAAATGAGATAAAATGGCTACACTACACTTTTGGAAACAAAAAAAGCGCATAATCTCTCTTTTGGGTAGCAATTGATGTGCTACACTACACTTTTGGAAAGAGCTGTTTACTAAAAATTAAATAATTGAAAAATATTATTTGATAACAATAAATTGCCGTTTGGGTAGTTACTGCACTCGACAAAGATGCGATCGTTTTTGATGATGAAGGTGTGGGGATATTCACCACCTAGGACAACTTCGGGACGATCGAGCTGGAAGTGTTCGATTCCTGTTGCTAGAACGGCTTGAAAGTAGCTGAATTCTTCGGTGAGTTGGGTGAGCCATTGGTGATATTCGATATTTTTGTCGCGTTTGAAGCCAAAGACGCTGGTGAAGTCGCTGATGCCTAGACCATGTTCGCGAAAGAGCGATTGGCTTGAGTGGAGATCGATGATGATACGGCAGAGGAAGGTGTACCATTGGTTGAGTTTGACGGTGGTGAGTTTTGGTTTGAGGCCAAATTTTTTGGCGTGAATTTCACGGGAGGCGCTTAGGAGGTGGGTGATGCCTCCGTATTGAGGGATATAGCCTGAGAGGGCGCCGGCTTGCTTTTGGAAGTCGAAGTGAATTTCCCCTTGGGTGTAGCTAAAATGACAGGTGGTCAGATCGAGGGTGATGACAAAGAGTTCATTATCGCCATTTTCGTCGCAGGAGTAGGCCACTTTTAGGGGCACTTTGCCTTCATAGCCTTCGTCGGTTTGGGTGAGCACCCAGCCTGAGATACCGCCTTCGGTGCGGGCTTTTTTGTAGAATTCGCGAAAGAGCTTTTCGTAGCTTCGCCCTACGCCATTTTTGATAGCAAAGCCGCCACTGCGATTGATATAGGTACAGTTGGGGCTGATGAGTCGTTTAAAGCTGTTTTTGTCTAATTCGATGATCAGTTCATCTTTGCCTTGCTCGAGCAGATCGCAGACAAAGGCATTGAGATCGCTAAAGCGCGGTAGACAGGCGTGGTTGGGCTGTAAGATATCGTGGATGAGGATATTTTTAATGTCGCGTAGAACACCGTGAGTATTCTCATAGCGCACTAAGGAGCTAAGGGCTTGCTTGCTTAAGCCTCGCCGATGCGCTTCATTAATAATATCTTTTTTAGGAGCATATTGTAAATGCGTAATACTTCTGCCTCGATGATTCATATCTCTATCATAGCAGAAAAGTTTCACTAATACAAGAATTGCATGCTTTTTTCTTAGAATGACTAGGCGAAAGCACTTATTTGTGCTAAAGTAAGAAGAGATCAGCTCTGCAGGTAGATGTTTAGAGAGTGAGGGAGTGGCCAATCGATGAAAGTCATTACGGTTAGTAGCATCAAAGGTGGAGTGGGCAAAACAACAACCACCATCTA is part of the Entomospira culicis genome and encodes:
- a CDS encoding alpha/beta fold hydrolase codes for the protein MQEGVLYIKNGEKIGYRRAGVADKQKVLLLNGHEGYSSFYMQLMVKLAQEYDVLMIDLRGCGQSSYLRSFSSFAELAVDVQEVLGYLSYRDAYLIGWLYGGAVALELAAINPEIKGCILLSSIGLQGYRTFPSLQKNVDEIGVHEEVKKQLMLRKLNTLLLEIYQEQEMLWSDLLGQRVEGMLPVAGEVEAWQDVAMAYKMAMLRFNMSKEFNGIIAGSGRIAKINCPLLIVYPHADKAMDFSIWRREELQQREEATKICLLPAKSARANLLLGVIQEFVG
- a CDS encoding MalY/PatB family protein, whose translation is MLKEFDFDQPLSRKQTNSVKYDIIHLSADLQQDPNVIPMWVADMDLPTHPAIAQAISDVALKGIYGYSNRPQSYQQAIIQWYQTHYNYTIEEPLLAFSPCVMTSIAYLLETLVSAGEEVVIQTPVYPEFAQAIKDRGAIVVENPLMEKEGKYVIDFIDLEAKLATAKAMILCSPHNPVGRVWSPEELTKLASLIQRYQIPLIADEIHADLTLYGHQHYPFITQVPQLQGLIYTLLSASKTFNLASLHASSLIFPDKNQRIAFDNWLKKWHINRNNIFSLAGVEKAYQVGYPWLQALRTYLEDNIAYMEARVIKELPKLKVMSIEATYLLWVDCRGLNLDQEALKEFFYQEAKVIVNMGYTFGTGGEGFVRFNIATQRVNIQQALDQLVIAYQKRF